In Gaiellales bacterium, one DNA window encodes the following:
- a CDS encoding glycosyltransferase produces the protein MKPTAAHTSTLVSVLVPVRDGEAFLDEALGSLAAQTHEHLEVIVVDDGSRDASADIAQDWARRDRRFRVVRQQPQGFVAASQRACAEARGAYLAAMGGDDVARPRRLELQLAALREEGLDACGGGVRYFPEATDGLRRYERWLNSLTTVERVRQDLFVECPIGHPTLFARAGAISYRQVGWPEDYDLVLRLWAGGGRFRNIEEVVLDWRDHPARLARTDQRYSLTAFARCRVHYLRRHALRGRPAVVWGSGPVGKLHARALLEAGVAITAFVDVDERKIGKTIYGIPVVAHDHGPRDGVVLGAVAGEAARARLRELAREQDRIEGDDFVVVA, from the coding sequence GTGAAGCCTACGGCAGCACACACGTCGACGCTCGTCTCCGTGCTCGTCCCGGTGCGTGACGGCGAGGCGTTTCTGGACGAGGCGCTCGGCTCGCTGGCGGCGCAGACGCACGAGCACCTCGAGGTGATCGTGGTCGACGACGGGTCGCGCGATGCGTCGGCGGACATCGCCCAGGACTGGGCGCGGCGCGACCGGCGCTTCCGCGTCGTGCGCCAGCAGCCGCAGGGGTTCGTCGCAGCGTCGCAGCGCGCCTGCGCCGAGGCCCGGGGCGCATACCTGGCCGCGATGGGCGGCGACGACGTCGCCCGGCCGCGGCGCCTCGAGCTGCAGCTGGCCGCGCTCCGGGAGGAGGGCCTCGACGCGTGCGGCGGCGGGGTTCGGTACTTCCCCGAGGCGACCGACGGCCTGCGCCGCTACGAGCGCTGGCTGAACTCGCTGACCACCGTCGAGCGGGTCCGCCAAGACCTGTTCGTCGAGTGCCCGATCGGCCATCCGACGCTGTTCGCGCGCGCGGGCGCGATCTCGTACCGCCAGGTCGGCTGGCCGGAGGACTACGACCTCGTGCTCCGCCTCTGGGCCGGGGGCGGCCGGTTCCGCAACATCGAGGAGGTCGTCCTCGACTGGCGCGACCATCCCGCGCGGCTCGCCCGAACCGACCAGCGCTACTCGCTCACAGCCTTCGCCCGGTGCCGCGTCCACTACCTGCGCCGGCACGCGCTGCGCGGGCGGCCGGCCGTCGTCTGGGGATCCGGGCCCGTGGGCAAGCTCCACGCCCGGGCGCTGCTGGAGGCCGGCGTTGCCATCACCGCGTTCGTCGACGTCGACGAACGCAAGATCGGCAAGACGATCTACGGGATCCCGGTCGTCGCCCACGACCATGGTCCCCGCGACGGCGTC